One window from the genome of Rhodobacteraceae bacterium S2214 encodes:
- a CDS encoding TRAP transporter substrate-binding protein, translated as MDRRSFLKNSALGGTAAAATTLAAPAYAQGKRTLTLVTTWGRGLAGVHDAAQRAADTITAMTDGDLTIDLKAAGELVGAFEVFDAVTSGQADMYHGADYYFVNQHPGYAYFTSVPFGMTPQEISNWYYQGEGRAFHDELGSIFGLKSFLAGNTGPQAGGWFSKEINGPEDFQGLKFRMPGLGGQALGKMGASVQNLPGAEVYQALASGAIDGTEWIGPWADEKAGFQEITKFYYTAGMHEPGAALSLATNLDVFESLSPAHQKVIEIASGEAHQWNLAQFMDNNGAALQRLQAGGVKVLEFPDSVWDAMGDAARETLDQYAGDDLYDRLRASYNASMAASSGWIQKSEGAYRAQRDRVMG; from the coding sequence ATGGATCGTCGTTCTTTTCTTAAAAATTCCGCGCTTGGCGGGACAGCTGCAGCAGCAACTACGCTGGCAGCACCTGCTTACGCGCAGGGCAAGCGGACACTGACGCTTGTCACAACATGGGGCCGTGGCCTTGCTGGTGTGCATGACGCAGCTCAGCGTGCCGCTGACACAATCACCGCAATGACAGATGGCGACCTGACCATCGATCTGAAAGCGGCTGGCGAACTCGTCGGTGCGTTCGAAGTGTTTGACGCTGTGACGTCTGGTCAGGCTGACATGTATCACGGTGCTGACTACTACTTCGTCAACCAGCACCCTGGTTACGCGTATTTCACATCCGTGCCTTTCGGCATGACGCCACAGGAAATCTCTAACTGGTATTACCAAGGCGAAGGCCGCGCATTCCACGACGAGCTGGGTTCCATCTTTGGTCTGAAATCCTTCCTCGCGGGTAATACTGGTCCACAGGCTGGTGGCTGGTTCTCAAAAGAGATCAACGGTCCAGAAGATTTCCAAGGTCTCAAGTTCCGTATGCCGGGTCTTGGTGGTCAAGCACTGGGTAAAATGGGCGCATCCGTTCAGAACCTTCCAGGTGCTGAAGTTTACCAAGCTCTCGCATCTGGCGCCATCGACGGCACAGAGTGGATCGGCCCATGGGCAGATGAAAAAGCTGGTTTCCAAGAGATCACAAAGTTCTACTACACAGCTGGTATGCACGAGCCGGGCGCAGCTCTGTCTTTGGCGACGAACCTCGACGTGTTTGAGAGCCTCTCACCTGCGCACCAGAAGGTCATCGAGATCGCATCTGGCGAAGCACACCAGTGGAACCTTGCCCAGTTCATGGACAACAACGGTGCAGCACTGCAGCGCCTGCAAGCTGGCGGCGTAAAAGTTCTGGAATTCCCTGACTCTGTTTGGGATGCAATGGGCGACGCAGCACGCGAAACGCTTGACCAGTACGCTGGTGATGACCTGTATGACCGCCTGCGCGCGTCTTACAACGCATCCATGGCTGCGTCTTCTGGTTGGATCCAGAAGTCCGAAGGTGCGTACCGCGCCCAGCGTGACCGCGTGATGGGTTAA